In a single window of the Lepidochelys kempii isolate rLepKem1 chromosome 21, rLepKem1.hap2, whole genome shotgun sequence genome:
- the KLHDC8A gene encoding kelch domain-containing protein 8A, translated as MEVPSTKDFQWKTLAPLPSGRVYCSLVEAGGQVFAIGGCDGNGVPMNCFEVYSPEANHWNSLPPMPTARAGVAVATLGKRIMVIGGVGMKQTPLKIVEMYNIDEGKWKKRNSLREASMGISVTVKDYRVYAAGGMGLDLRPHNYMQHYEMLKDIWVSLATMPTPRYAATSFLRGTKIYVLGGRQSKYAINAFEVFDTETRSWTKFPSIPSKRAFSSFVPTENSLFSLGGLRQGRLYRQPKFMKTVDVFDIEQGGWMKMERSSFLKKRRADFVAGYLKGRVIVAGGLGNQPTVLESAEAFHPGKNKWESLPPMPTPRCTCSSIVVKNCLLAVGGVNQGLSDAVEALCISDS; from the exons ATGGAAGTGCCCAGTACCAAAGACTTCCAGTGGAAAACCCTCGCCCCACTCCCCAGTGGCAGGGTCTACTGCTCGCTGGTGGAGGCAGGCGGCCAGGTCTTTGCCATCGGAGGCTGCGATGGCAACGGAGTCCCCATGAACTGCTTCGAGGTTTACTCCCCCGAAGCCAACCACTGGAACTCTCTCCCTCCCATGCCCACGGCCCGGGCCGGAGTAGCCGTGGCCACCCTGGGCAAGCGGATCATGGTGATAGGAGGGGTCGGGATGAAGCAGACGCCCTTGAAGATAGTGGAGATGTACAACATAGATGAGGGCAAGTGGAAGAAGAGGAACTCCCTGAGGGAAGCCTCCATGGGCATCTCCGTGACGGTGAAAG actaCAGAGTCTATGCGGCTGGTGGGATGGGACTGGACCTGCGGCCTCACAACTACATGCAGCACTACGAGATGCTCAAGGACATCTGGGTGTCACTCGCGACAATGCCCACACCTAGGTACGCCGCCACTTCCTTCCTGCGGGGCACCAAGATCTACGTGCTTG GTGGGAGGCAGTCCAAATACGCCATCAATGCCTTCGAGGTCTTCGACACAGAGACCAGGTCATGGACCAAGTTCCCCAGCATCCCCAGCAAAAGGGCCTTCTCCAGCTTCGTGCCCACGGAGAACAGCCTCTTCAGTCTCGGGGGGCTGCGGCAGGGCAGGCTGTACCGGCAGCCCAAGTTCATGAAGACTGTGGATGTGTTTGACATTGAGCAAG GTGGCTGGATGAAGATGGAACGCTCCTCCTTCCTAAAGAAAAGGCGAGCGGACTTTGTCGCTGGCTACTTGAAAGGAAGGGTCATCGTGGCCGGGGGGCTAG GGAACCAGCCAACGGTCCTGGAGTCAGCTGAAGCCTTCCACCCAGGGAAGAACAAATGGGAGAGCCTGCCGCCCATGCCGACCCCCCGCTGCACCTGCTCCAGCATCGTGGTGAAGAACTGCCTGCTGGCCGTTGGCGGAGTGAACCAGGGCTTGAGTGACGCAGTGGAGGCGCTGTGCATCTCTGACTCCTAG